One genomic region from Microcystis panniformis FACHB-1757 encodes:
- a CDS encoding transposase: MRGINCLLTGLDHFFSDYVHLIIDYKPDIALSKLIANLKTVSKLSSI; encoded by the coding sequence ATTCGAGGGATAAATTGCCTGTTAACAGGTCTAGATCACTTTTTTTCGGATTACGTTCACCTGATTATCGATTACAAGCCTGACATCGCTTTATCCAAGTTAATTGCTAACCTTAAAACAGTTAGTAAGCTGTCAAGCATTTAA
- a CDS encoding bifunctional ADP-dependent NAD(P)H-hydrate dehydratase/NAD(P)H-hydrate epimerase: MSYNYRSNVVNSEQMRRIEGAIFASGMPVAALMEKAALLTAQKFKKSYSLADFPKIGVIVGPGHNGGDALVIARELHLAGYQVSLFCPIAKLKDLTAQQANYVKHLGLIFQKTLESLEDCQLIIDGLFGFGLERTLSADIAQLVDKINGWQKPIISIDIASGIHTDTGEVLGTAIKATHTFCLGLWKRAFFQDLALPYLGKVELIDIGISPLDLETILQDSPPILRVNPALIRPYLPLPRPLLTHKYQQGHLLIICGSRRYAGGAILAGLGARGSGVGMLSIAVPAALKSLLISHLPEALIIDCPETATGAIAELPLELNNYHVLACGPGLTTENPAIIEQVLDSDKPIILDADALNILAQLGIEKLSSRQNKTILTPHWGEFKRLFPNLSDSQDRINITQEASQQSGAIILLKGARTIIASPEGKMYIIPESSSALARGGSGDVLTGLIGGFLTQMPDNPPEATALAAYLHAQAGILAAQERTELGVDGVTLANYLFAALKDSIPPAPLDKGGADRRGDQN; encoded by the coding sequence ATGAGCTACAATTATCGCTCCAACGTGGTTAATAGCGAGCAGATGCGTCGCATTGAAGGGGCGATTTTTGCCTCCGGTATGCCTGTGGCTGCTTTGATGGAAAAGGCAGCCCTGTTAACGGCACAAAAGTTTAAAAAGTCCTATTCTTTGGCTGATTTCCCCAAAATCGGTGTTATCGTTGGCCCTGGTCATAATGGCGGCGACGCTCTCGTGATTGCTAGAGAATTACATCTCGCTGGTTATCAAGTATCTCTTTTTTGTCCGATCGCCAAACTCAAGGATTTAACAGCACAACAGGCGAATTATGTCAAGCATTTGGGCTTAATTTTTCAGAAAACTTTAGAATCTTTGGAGGATTGTCAGTTAATTATCGATGGTCTTTTCGGTTTTGGTTTAGAAAGGACTTTATCGGCAGATATTGCCCAATTAGTCGATAAAATTAATGGTTGGCAAAAACCGATAATTAGTATCGATATTGCTTCGGGAATTCACACCGACACCGGAGAGGTTTTAGGCACGGCAATTAAAGCCACTCATACCTTTTGTTTGGGACTCTGGAAGCGAGCTTTTTTCCAAGATTTGGCCTTACCCTATCTAGGCAAAGTGGAGTTAATTGACATAGGAATTAGTCCCCTTGACCTAGAAACAATTTTACAAGATTCACCCCCAATTCTGAGGGTTAATCCCGCTCTAATTCGCCCTTATTTACCTTTACCCCGTCCTCTCCTTACCCATAAATATCAGCAGGGACATTTATTAATTATCTGTGGTTCTCGTCGTTATGCAGGGGGGGCAATTCTCGCCGGATTAGGAGCGCGAGGTAGTGGTGTGGGAATGCTTTCTATTGCTGTTCCTGCTGCCCTTAAATCTTTATTAATTAGTCATTTACCAGAAGCATTAATTATCGATTGTCCCGAAACTGCCACGGGAGCTATTGCCGAACTTCCCCTAGAATTAAATAATTATCATGTCCTCGCCTGTGGTCCTGGATTAACCACAGAAAATCCCGCTATTATCGAACAGGTTTTAGATAGTGATAAGCCGATTATACTCGATGCCGATGCTTTAAATATTTTGGCTCAATTGGGTATAGAAAAATTATCATCTCGCCAGAATAAGACAATTTTAACGCCTCATTGGGGAGAATTTAAACGCTTATTTCCTAACTTATCAGATTCTCAAGATAGGATTAATATTACTCAAGAAGCATCTCAACAAAGTGGTGCAATTATCTTATTAAAAGGAGCCAGAACTATAATCGCCTCCCCGGAAGGTAAAATGTATATAATCCCCGAAAGTAGCTCCGCTTTAGCGCGAGGTGGTAGTGGTGATGTCCTAACAGGATTAATCGGCGGATTCTTAACCCAAATGCCGGATAATCCCCCGGAAGCAACCGCATTAGCGGCTTATTTACACGCTCAAGCCGGCATTTTAGCAGCCCAAGAAAGGACAGAATTAGGAGTAGATGGAGTAACTTTAGCTAATTATCTATTTGCTGCCCTTAAAGATTCGATCCCCCCTGCCCCCCTTGATAAGGGGGGTGCCGATAGGCGGGGGGATCAGAATTGA
- a CDS encoding aspartate kinase, with amino-acid sequence MAVIVQKYGGTSVGSVERIQSVAQRVKNTVIAGNTVVVVVSAMGKTTDGLVNLAKQIAAEPSRREMDMLLSTGEQVTIALMSMALEEIGQPAISLTGAQVGIVTESEHSRARILEIKTDRLSRHLSEGKVVVVAGFQGVSDSDQLEITTLGRGGSDTSAVALAAALKADFCEIYTDVPGILTTDPRLVPEARLLDEITCDEMLELASLGAKVLHPRAVEIAKNFGVPLVVRSSWTEEPGTWVTSPAPKPRTLQGLELTKAVDAVEFEGNQAKIALLRVPDRPGIAARLFGEIAHQQVDVDLIIQSIHEGDSNDIAFTVMGNALKKAQSVAEAIAPVLRSHPTNTEEAEVIIESGAAKIAITGAGMIGRPGIAAQIFSTLAAAAINIEMISTSEVKVSCVIDEADGEKAIKVLCDAFQVEYSAKVANREIPKNLVPVRGVALDNNQAQMAIRNVPDRPGMAARIFSVLAAKNVSVDMIIQSQRCRIVDGIPRRDIAFTLPQADANSAQKILLELSESLGLQEVVVNNDVAKVSIVGSGMEGQPGVAARFFEALAKEKINILMIATSDIKISCVVNQEDGVRSLQVVHAAFGLAGQGKIEVPA; translated from the coding sequence ATGGCTGTAATTGTCCAAAAATACGGTGGTACATCGGTAGGTTCCGTGGAACGCATTCAATCGGTCGCTCAACGGGTCAAAAATACGGTAATAGCAGGAAACACCGTGGTGGTGGTCGTTTCTGCCATGGGGAAAACCACCGATGGATTGGTCAATTTAGCCAAACAAATCGCCGCCGAACCCTCGCGCCGGGAGATGGATATGTTATTATCCACGGGGGAACAGGTAACAATCGCCTTGATGAGTATGGCCCTAGAGGAAATCGGACAACCGGCCATCTCCCTAACCGGCGCTCAAGTGGGAATTGTCACGGAATCCGAACATAGTCGCGCCCGTATTTTAGAAATTAAAACCGATCGCCTTTCCCGTCATCTATCGGAGGGTAAAGTAGTTGTGGTCGCCGGTTTTCAAGGTGTCAGCGATAGTGATCAACTAGAGATTACCACCCTAGGGCGCGGTGGTTCCGATACCTCGGCCGTGGCCCTAGCGGCCGCCTTAAAAGCCGATTTTTGCGAAATTTACACCGATGTACCCGGTATTCTCACCACTGACCCCCGTTTAGTCCCCGAAGCGCGTCTTTTGGACGAAATTACCTGCGATGAGATGCTCGAATTAGCCAGTTTAGGGGCGAAAGTTCTCCACCCGCGAGCGGTGGAAATCGCCAAAAACTTCGGGGTTCCCTTGGTTGTCCGCTCCAGTTGGACAGAGGAGCCGGGGACTTGGGTGACATCCCCGGCACCGAAACCGCGCACCCTGCAAGGATTGGAATTGACAAAAGCAGTGGATGCGGTGGAATTTGAGGGCAATCAGGCGAAAATCGCCCTTTTACGGGTTCCGGATCGTCCGGGTATCGCTGCCCGTTTATTCGGGGAAATTGCCCATCAACAGGTGGACGTGGATTTAATTATTCAATCGATTCACGAGGGTGACAGCAACGATATCGCCTTTACGGTGATGGGAAATGCCTTAAAAAAAGCCCAATCCGTGGCCGAAGCGATCGCGCCGGTTTTACGTTCCCATCCCACTAATACAGAGGAAGCGGAAGTGATCATCGAATCCGGGGCTGCTAAAATCGCCATTACCGGCGCTGGTATGATCGGCCGGCCGGGAATTGCCGCCCAAATATTTAGCACTTTGGCCGCAGCGGCAATTAATATCGAAATGATCTCCACTTCTGAAGTAAAAGTCAGTTGTGTCATCGATGAAGCGGACGGAGAAAAAGCAATTAAAGTCCTTTGTGATGCTTTTCAAGTGGAGTATTCTGCTAAAGTTGCTAATCGCGAAATCCCTAAAAATTTAGTCCCAGTCAGGGGAGTGGCCCTAGATAATAATCAGGCCCAAATGGCCATTCGTAACGTCCCCGATCGCCCCGGGATGGCGGCGAGAATTTTCTCGGTTTTAGCGGCAAAAAATGTCAGTGTTGATATGATTATTCAATCCCAACGCTGTCGCATTGTCGATGGTATTCCCCGACGAGATATCGCTTTTACTTTACCCCAAGCTGATGCTAATTCCGCCCAAAAAATCCTCTTAGAACTATCGGAAAGTTTGGGTTTACAGGAAGTAGTGGTTAATAATGATGTGGCGAAAGTGAGCATTGTTGGTTCGGGAATGGAAGGACAACCGGGGGTAGCAGCACGCTTTTTTGAAGCTTTAGCAAAGGAGAAAATTAATATTTTGATGATTGCTACTTCTGATATAAAAATCAGTTGTGTGGTGAATCAGGAAGATGGAGTCAGGTCCCTACAAGTGGTTCACGCCGCTTTTGGATTAGCTGGACAGGGTAAAATTGAAGTACCCGCCTAA